DNA sequence from the Halocalculus aciditolerans genome:
GATGAGGTCGATGTCGTTCTCGTCGGCGTAGGCGAGGATTTCGTCGTGGGGGATGCCGGTGCGGACGGCGGTGACGGCGTCGACGTCGGCGCGTTTGGCTGCGCCTTCGATGGATTTCACGGCGGTGTCGGCGTCGACGCGGATGTCGGATTGGACGTCGGGCCAGACGGCGTCTCGGACGATGCTGCGGACGCGGGTGTCGACGACGTAGAGCGCGTGGATACGGGCGTCGTGTTGGGTGGCGAGTTCGATGGCTTGGTCGAGGTAGGGCTGGGTGCCGCCGCTGCCGTCGGTGGGGACGAGGATGTCGTCGTAGGAGAGGTCGGTGTCGGGCACACTGTAGAGTATGCGCGGACGGGGAGTTAGGGTTTTGCGTGACGGTGTCACGGAGCGGCGAAGCCAGTAGGAATAAGCCGCGTGCTCGCGGGCGATAGGGTAGTGAACGTATCGGGAGAGAACGGAGGGGGCGGCCGGGGACGGCCGGTTGGGTCGTAGATGTCGCTCCGCGTGGATTGGCGGGTGAGCGTGGCGCTGATGGGAATGGTCGTGAAGTGGCTGTGGGTGCCGTTGTGTCTGCCGCTGGCGCTCGCGCTCTACGACGGGACGGCGGTGGTGCCGTTCGCGGTGCCGATGGTGGGGGCGGCGGTCGCGGGAGCGGGGTTGGAGCGACTGACCGGGAAGCGCGAGTTGGAGGTGCGAGAGGCGTTCTTGATGGTGGCGTTGACGTGGTTGAGCGTGGCGGTGGTGGGGGCGGTGCCGTTCGTGCTGGCGGGCGTGGGGACGATTGCTGAGCCGGTGAACGCGCTGTTCGAGAGCATGAGCGGGGTGACGACGACGGGGGCGACGGTGCTCGTGGATTTCGACGCGCACTCGCGGGCGGTGTTGTTGTGGCGGTCGACGCTCCAGTGGCTGGGCGGGCTGGGGATCCTGGTGTTGGCGACGGCGGTGTTGAGTCAGCTCTCGGTCGGCGGGGCGCAGTTGATGGAGACGGAGACGCAGACGCAGGACGTCACGCGGTTGACGCCGAAGATCTCGGAGACGGCGGCGTTGCTGTGGAAGCTCTACATCGGGTTGACGGCGCTGCAGGTGGGCGTGCTCTACGCGCTGCATCTGGTCGGGTTCGCGCCGTCGATGACGGCGTTCGACGCGGTGGCGCACGCGTTCACGACGATTTCGACGAGCGGGTTCTCGCCGCGCGGGGCGAGCATCGCGGCGTTCTCGCCGGCGGTGCAGTGGGTCATCATCCCCTTCATGGTGACGGGGGCGACGAGTTTCATTCTGCTCTACGCGGTGACGCGGGGCGAGTTCTCGCGGCTCCGGGAGAGCGAGGAGTTCCGGTTCTACCTCGGGGTGCTCGCGCTCTTCACGCTGGCTATCGCGGGGATTCGCGTGCTGAACGCGCCGCCGGGAGCGGAGATAGGGGTCGAGGCGACGGCGCGGCACACGCTCTTCCAGGTGGTGTCGATAGTGACGACGACGGGGTACGCGAGCACGGACTTCAATCTCTGGACGCCGGGGGCGAAGCACCTGCTCTTCCTCTGTATGTTCATCGGCGGGATGGCGGGGAGCACGACGTGTTCGATCAAGGCGTTCCGGTGGCTCGTCGTGTTGAAGACGTTCCGTCGCGACCTCCTGGTGTCGGCGTCGCCGAGCGTCGTGAAGCCGGTTCGGCTGACGGGGAGCGTCGTCGACGAGGACACGATTCGCGACATCTACTCGTACACGCTCGTCGGGCTGGTGTGTTTCGCGGCGGGTCGATTTTCGTCGTCGTGGACACGTCTCGGTCGGGGCTCGTGGTGTCGGAGTTCGAGGCGATGAGCGCGACGGCGTCGACGTTCTTCAACATCGGCCCGGCGTTCGGGCTGGCGGGCCCGCTCGCGAGCTACGAGCCGTTCCCGCGCTCGACGAAGGTCGCGATGACGCTCATGATGTGGGTGGGGCGCATCGAAATCATCCCGGTGCTCGTGTTGTTGACGCCGTCGTACTGGCGAGGGTGAGAGAGCACGGTCGAGTCGGCTCTTGGCGACGGAATCGGGAGCGTGTAGCAAGAGGGCGTCAGTCGGGGATGGGGAAGGCGTCAGTCAGCGGAGCACGTGCGGCCGTCAGTTGGGCGTGTGGTCGCGGCCGGCGACGAGGGCGAGGACGTTGGCGGCGAAGAGAGGGACGAGCGTCAGCGGGTCGGTCGTACCGGTGAGGGTGAGGGCGAGAACGGCGAACGGGAGAGCGACCGCGCTCCAGAACGCGATGGCGCGGACTGGGCGGAGTGCGACGCGGGCGGTGCGGCTCGCGTAGCGGTCGAGGACGGTCGTGGGTTGGCGGGTCGACATCTGGCGTGTGCCTCCACTTCTGTCCAGGGACCGCGACCCCATATACCCGACAGGCCCTTGAGGTGTTTTCACGGCGAGAAAGCGCGTGAACTCGGCGAGTGAGACGTTTCGAGAGATATTTAGACGCTTTACCGAGCGTTTTGCGGTCTTCTCGTGGCTGGTGCGGGTGTGGCCGTCGATTCGGGCGCGGGTTCGGTGGGGAGGGGACGCCCACGCCGTTAATCAACTAGCGTTGAACTACTGCAACTGTGGTTGGCAACTTTTATGGGTGGGCGGCGCGGACAGGAGTGTACACCCGCCGGGGCGTCGTCCCGGACGGACAGACGGTAGCGAGAGACACGAGCAGCACCGGCTATCGGAACGACGACTACGACACTATGAGCCACGCGACCACCGACAGCGACGCGACCGTCCGGCGACTGCTGGACGACGCACGAACAGCCACCGAGATCGAGATCGAAATCGACGAGCTCGTCGAGGACGCCGAGCGCGGTCTGCCGAGCGACCCGACGCGCGAGCAGCGCTACGAGGCCGCCATCGGCGCGGCGACGGCCCGCGCGGAACGCGGCCCCGCCTACGACGACCTCGCCGCCGCGCTCCACCGACGCCAGTACGAGGAGACGCACTTCGGCGAGCCGCTCTCCGGCTTCGACCGCGATAAGGCGTATCGAGCGGCGTTCGTCGAGAACCTCCGCGAAGCCGACGAACACGGCCTCCTCGACGAGCGCATGCTCGACACCTTCGACCTCGACGCGCTCGCCGACGAGCTGGAACCGGAGCGCGACCACGACTTCGGCTACATGGCGCTCGACACCCTCCACCAGCGCTACTACCTCCGCGAGGGGCCGGACAGCGAGCCCTTAGAGCTCCCGCAGGCCTTCTGGATGCGGGTCGCGATGGGGCTCGCGCTCGAAGAGGACGACCCGCAAGCGCGCGCGGTCGAGTTCTACGGCGTCCTCTCCCGCTTCGAGTTCACGCCCTCGACGCCGACGCTCTTCCACGCGGGCACCGCCCACCCTCAGCTCTCCTCGTGCTACCTCACGACGATGGAGGACGACCTGGAGGGAATCTTCGACGGCTACAAGGGCCACGCGAAGCTCTCGAAGTGGAGCGGCGGCCTCGGGAACGACTGGACGAACGTCCGCGCCGCCGGCAGCCGCATCGAATCCACCGGCGTCGAGTCGACGGGCGTCGTCCCCTTCCTCCGTATCTCGAACGACGTCACGTCCGCCATCAATCGCTCCGGGAAGCGCCGCGGGGCCGCCGCCGCCTATCTCGCCCCGTGGCATCTCGACTACCCGGACTTCCTCGACCTCAAGCGGAACACGGGCGACGAGCGCCGCCGCACGCCGGACATGAACACCGCGGCGTGGATCCCCGACCTCTTCATGGAACGCGTCGAAGAAGGCGGCGAGTGGACGCTCTTCTCGCCGAACGAGGTGCCGGAGCTCCACGAGACCTACGGCGAGGAGTTCCGCGAGCAGTACGAGAAGTACGAGGAGAAGGCGGAGAACGGCGAACTCCGGCAGTACGAGACGCGCGACGCCGAGGCACTCTGGCGGCAGACGCTCACGCGGCTCTTCGAGACCGGCCACCCGTGGATTACGTTCAAGGACCCGTCCAACATCCGGTCGCCGCAGGACCACGAGGGCGTCGTCCACTCGTCCAATCTCTGCACGGAAATCACGCTGAACACGAGCGAGGACGAAACCGCAGTGTGCAACCTCGGGAGCGTGAACTTCGAGACGCACGTCTCTGATTCCGAGCTCGACCGCGAGCGCCTCGCGGAGACCATCGAGACGGCGATGCGGATGCTCGACAACGTCGTCGACCTCTGCTTCTACCCCACCGAAAAGGCCGAGCGCTCGAACATGCGCCATCGGCCCGTCGGCCTCGGCGTGATGGGGTTCCACGCGGCCCTGATGGCCTGCGGGATTCCGATGCGGAGCGAAGACGCCGTCGAGAAGGCGAACCGGTGGCAGGAGTTCGTCTCCTACCACGCCATCCTCGAATCCTCGAAGCTCGCGAAAGAGCGGGGGACGTACGACTCCTACGAGGGGTCGAAGTGGGACCGCGGACTCCTCCCGCAGGACACCGTCGACGTGCTGGAAGAAGAGCGGGGTCGGGAGATTCCGACGGACCGCTCGGAGTCGATGGACTGGTTCGTCGTGCGCGAGCACGTCGCCGAGCACGGGATGCGGAACTCGAACACGATGGCGGTCGCGCCGACGGCGACCGTCTCCACCATCAACGGCACGACGCCGAGCATCGAGCCGGTGTACGCGAACCTCTACGTGAAGTCGAACATGAGCGGCGATTTCACGATTCGGAACGACTACCTCGTCGACGACCTCGAAGAGCGCGGTCTCTGGGACGAGGACCTCCGCGACCGCCTGAAGTACCACGACGGCTCCGTGCAGGAGATCGACCGCGTTCCCGACGACCTCCAGGAGCTCTACCGGGGGGCGTTCGAAATCGACCCGCGCCACCAGCTCCGCCTCACGGCCCACCGGGGGACGTGGATCGACCAGTCGATTTCACATAACGTCTTCTTCCCGAGCACGGACGGGAGCCTGCTCGACGACGTCTACCGCGAAGCCTGGAAGCTCGGCGTGAAGACGACCTACTACCTGCGGACGCTCGGCGCGTCTCAGTTCGAGAAGTCCACTCTCGACATGCACGAGTACGGGAAAACCCAACATCGGGGCGACGACGCGGGAGACGGAAGCGGCGAGACCGCGGCCGACGGCGGCGAGCCGAAGGGCGAGAGCGGGGGGGACGAGCTCTGCCGGGTCGAAGACCCGACCTGTGAGGCCTGTCAATGATTCTGGATCACGACGCCGAACACGACCCGAACAAGATACTGCCCATCGACTACGACTGGGCGCGCGAGTATTACGAGGCGGGCGTGGCGAACAACTGGGTGCCCGCCGAAGTGCCGATGGGGGACGACGTCCGCCAGTGGCAGGGCGACGAGCTCAGCGACGCGGAGCGCCAGCTCGTCGAGTGGAACCTCGGGTTCTTCTCGACGGCGGAGTCCCTCACGGCGAACAACATCGTGCTCGCGCTCTACGAGTACATCACCGCGCCCGAGTGCCGGCAGTACCTCCTGCGGCAGGCCTACGAGGAGGCGATTCACACGGACACGTTCATCTACTGCTGCGATAGCCTGGGGTTCGAGCCGGACTACCTCTACGGGATGTACGACCGCATTCCGAGCATCGAGGCGAAAGACGAGTTCGTCGTCGACCTCACGCAGACCGTCGACGACGACGATTTCACCATCGAGACGGACGACGACCTCCGCGAGTTCCTCCGCGACCTCGTCGGGTTCTACGTCATCATGGAGGGCGTGTTCTTCTACGCGGGCTTCGCGATGATGCTCGGCCTAAAAAGACAAGGAAAGATGGCGGGCGTGGGCCAGCAGTTCGAGTACATCATGCGCGACGAATCCCTCCACGTCGGGTTCGGCGTGGACGTCATCAATCAGATCCGCGAGGAGCACCCGGGCGTCTGGACGGACGAGTTCGAGCAGGAGATCACGGACCTCGTTACGGAGGCCGTGGAGTTAGAGCAGATTTACGCGCGGGAGGCCTGCCCGGACGGTCTCGTCGGGATGAGCGCGGACGGCTTCGCGGACTACGTCGAGTACGTCGCGGACCGCCGCCTCGGCCAGCTCGGCATCGACGAGGCCTACGGGACGGGTAATCCGTTCCCGTGGATGAGCGAGCAGGCCGACCTGAACAAGGAGAAGAACTTCTTCGAGACGCAGGTGACGGAGTACCAGCAGGGCGGCCAGCTCGACTGGTAAGCGCTCGAAAAAGTCCGAACGTTTACGCGGTTCCGCGATGACGGACCGGACGTGCCCGCCCTGAAATACGTCCTCGCTGGCGTGTTCGCCCTCCTCCTCGTCGGCGCGGCCGTCGGCGTCGCCGACCCGTTCTACGCGCCGCCGACCGCCGAGCCCGTCGACGCGAGCGACGCACCCCGCGACATGGCTGTGGACGCCCTCGACGCGACCGCGCACGGCGACTACCGCGTCGACTGGGCCGTCTCCTGCGACGACCGTGACTGGTACGAGCGCGACGGTCAGTGCGTCTTCCAGCGCTACCACGTCGAGCACAGCGAGCGCGAGTACATCGCGGACAACGGCGCGCCGTTCGGCGGCGTCGGTCCCGACGTCTACGCCAGCGAAGCCGGGTACGCCGCGTACAACGCGTCGAGCGGCGAGCACGTCGCGTCGAGCGCGGTCCTCCTCTGGGACAATCGCGTGTTCAACAAGAGCCGAATCGCCGACGCCGTCGTCGCGCTGAACGCCACGGTCACGGAAACCCGAGGGAACGGGACGGTCGTCCTCACGGTGGAGAACGACCGCCTCGTCTACGGCATCGCGTCGAACGCCCTCCCGAACCCGGAGCGACCGCCGGACGGCTTCGAGGGCGCGCTCACGCTCCGCGTCGACGCCGAGACGGGGTGGCTCCAGCGCGTCACGACGACCACCCGCTACCCGACGGAGAACGCCACCGGCTCGACGACGTACTACTACGACCGCTGGGGGAACACGACCGTCGAGCGGCCATCTGGGGCGGACCGCGCGCCGCTCGCGTGGCTGCGCGACGCCATCAACTGGGAGTACCGACCGTAGCGGCGGTGAGATGCAGACGTGTCAGGGGGCGGCGGCGAGGGCGCGGCGGCGGTCGAGGGCTTCTTCGCGGAGGGCGGTCTGGTCGTCGGTGGGGCAGGCGAGGTCGGGGACGCTCGTGGGGTGTTCGTCGGCGTCGAGCGCGACGAAAGTGAAGAGGGAGGCGGCGGCTTCGTGGCGTTCGTTTTCGGCGGGGCGTTCGGCGTGGACGGTGACGAGGACGTCCATGCTGGTGTCGCCGGTGTCGAAGACGTAGGCGGTGACGGCGACGACGTCTCCGAGGTCGATGGGGCCGCGGAAGTCGACGTGGTCCATGGAGGCGGTGACGACCTGTTCGCGGGCGAAGCGGCGGGCGGCGATAGCGCCGGTGATGTCCATCCAGTGGAGGACGGTGCCGCCGAGGGCGCGGCCGAGGTTGTTCGTGTGGTTGGGCATGAGGATGCGCGTCGTTTCGGTGTAGGAGTCGGCGAGAGTCGTCGTGTCGTGGTCGCTAGTCGCCATTGGTCGAGGGCAGGCGCTCGCACCCGATAAAACCACTAGAGTTGAATTAAGTAAAGTGAACTTTTATGATTCGTCGGCGTCGCCGTCCCTCGTTTCCGCGAGGTGGCGGCGGGCGCGTTCGACGAAGTCCGGGGTGAGCGCGTCGAGTTCGCCCACTTGTACTTTCCAGAGGTTCGCGTAGAGGCCGTCGGCGTCGAGGAGCGCCTCGTGCGTGCCGTCCTCCACCACGCGGCCGTCGTCGAGGACGAGCACGCGGTCGGCCTGCCGCACGGTCGAGAGCCGGTGAGCGATGACGAACGCCGTGCGGTCCTCGACGAGGTCGGCGAGCGAGCGCTGGATGAGCGCCTCCGTCTCGGTGTCCACGTGACTCGTCGCCTCGTCGAGCACGAGAATCTCGGGGTCTTTCAGGATGGCGCGCGCGAGCGCGACGCGCTGGCGCTGCCCGCCCGAGAGCTTCACCCCCCTCTCGCCGACCATCGTGTCGTAGCCGTCCGGGAGGTTCTCGACGAAGATGTCCGCCTGCGCCGCCTCAGCCGCCGCCTCCACCTCGGCGCGCGTCGCGTCGAACGACCCGTACCGGATGTTTTCCGCCACCGTTCCGAAGAACAAGAAGGGGTCCTGATTCACGTATCCGACTTGCTCGCGGAGGCTCGCGAGGGTCACGTCCCGGACGTCCTGCCCGTCGACGCGAACACTCCCCGCGTCCGGGTCGTAGAGCCGATTGAGGAGTTTGAGGAGGGTGGATTTGCCCGCGCCCGTCGGCCCGACGACGCCGACCGTGCTGCCGCCCGCGACGTCGAAGGAGACGTCGCGGAGGACGGGCCGCGCCGACTCGTCCTCCCCAGTACTGTCCCGTCTGTCGCTCCGGGACGCATCGGGACGAGCCGACGCGTCAGCCGGCGAGGTATCCCCGCGATACGCGAAGTCGACGCCGTCGTATTCGACGCGGCCGTCGTCGACGTCGAGCGGTTCGGCGTCGGGGGCGTCGGTCACCGCGGGTTCGCGGGCGAGGATCTCGTCGACGCGGCGCGCCGCGGCGTTCGCGCGGCCGTAGTCGTCGACGACGCCGCCGAACTGGATGACCGGCCAGATGAACTGCTGGGCGTAGATGGTGAAGGTCACGAACTCGCCGGGAGAGAGCGACCCGGAGAGGCCGAACGGCGGGCCGCTGACGACCCAGTAGCCGCCGAGGAGGAAGACCGTCGCGAACCCGAGACCGGA
Encoded proteins:
- a CDS encoding ABC transporter ATP-binding protein; translated protein: MSADDAGDAVGSDAGSDGSDADATAETANPMWGLYREYGRANAGWAAAGVAGTVAARLLSLVPAYLVGLAVDAIFLEQRVFSIPLLPAAATPTDAWAQVELVVGLLAAATVFGALFSWVQAWAWTVFAQTVQYGLRTDAYEALQDLDLAFFARRRTGDIMAVLNNDVDQLEAFLEDGLSSSLEVLAVFFGIGSVLFLLNAPLTVVTMVPVLVLGAFTAGFLRVIEPRYFGVRERVGDLNARLENNVAGIETVKTEHAEAHEAGRVREAARDYLDATLRAVKVQVAFFPGINLISGLGFATVFLLGGYWVVSGPPFGLSGSLSPGEFVTFTIYAQQFIWPVIQFGGVVDDYGRANAAARRVDEILAREPAVTDAPDAEPLDVDDGRVEYDGVDFAYRGDTSPADASARPDASRSDRRDSTGEDESARPVLRDVSFDVAGGSTVGVVGPTGAGKSTLLKLLNRLYDPDAGSVRVDGQDVRDVTLASLREQVGYVNQDPFLFFGTVAENIRYGSFDATRAEVEAAAEAAQADIFVENLPDGYDTMVGERGVKLSGGQRQRVALARAILKDPEILVLDEATSHVDTETEALIQRSLADLVEDRTAFVIAHRLSTVRQADRVLVLDDGRVVEDGTHEALLDADGLYANLWKVQVGELDALTPDFVERARRHLAETRDGDADES
- a CDS encoding ribonucleotide-diphosphate reductase subunit beta, which encodes MILDHDAEHDPNKILPIDYDWAREYYEAGVANNWVPAEVPMGDDVRQWQGDELSDAERQLVEWNLGFFSTAESLTANNIVLALYEYITAPECRQYLLRQAYEEAIHTDTFIYCCDSLGFEPDYLYGMYDRIPSIEAKDEFVVDLTQTVDDDDFTIETDDDLREFLRDLVGFYVIMEGVFFYAGFAMMLGLKRQGKMAGVGQQFEYIMRDESLHVGFGVDVINQIREEHPGVWTDEFEQEITDLVTEAVELEQIYAREACPDGLVGMSADGFADYVEYVADRRLGQLGIDEAYGTGNPFPWMSEQADLNKEKNFFETQVTEYQQGGQLDW
- a CDS encoding ribonucleoside-diphosphate reductase subunit alpha, with the translated sequence MSHATTDSDATVRRLLDDARTATEIEIEIDELVEDAERGLPSDPTREQRYEAAIGAATARAERGPAYDDLAAALHRRQYEETHFGEPLSGFDRDKAYRAAFVENLREADEHGLLDERMLDTFDLDALADELEPERDHDFGYMALDTLHQRYYLREGPDSEPLELPQAFWMRVAMGLALEEDDPQARAVEFYGVLSRFEFTPSTPTLFHAGTAHPQLSSCYLTTMEDDLEGIFDGYKGHAKLSKWSGGLGNDWTNVRAAGSRIESTGVESTGVVPFLRISNDVTSAINRSGKRRGAAAAYLAPWHLDYPDFLDLKRNTGDERRRTPDMNTAAWIPDLFMERVEEGGEWTLFSPNEVPELHETYGEEFREQYEKYEEKAENGELRQYETRDAEALWRQTLTRLFETGHPWITFKDPSNIRSPQDHEGVVHSSNLCTEITLNTSEDETAVCNLGSVNFETHVSDSELDRERLAETIETAMRMLDNVVDLCFYPTEKAERSNMRHRPVGLGVMGFHAALMACGIPMRSEDAVEKANRWQEFVSYHAILESSKLAKERGTYDSYEGSKWDRGLLPQDTVDVLEEERGREIPTDRSESMDWFVVREHVAEHGMRNSNTMAVAPTATVSTINGTTPSIEPVYANLYVKSNMSGDFTIRNDYLVDDLEERGLWDEDLRDRLKYHDGSVQEIDRVPDDLQELYRGAFEIDPRHQLRLTAHRGTWIDQSISHNVFFPSTDGSLLDDVYREAWKLGVKTTYYLRTLGASQFEKSTLDMHEYGKTQHRGDDAGDGSGETAADGGEPKGESGGDELCRVEDPTCEACQ
- a CDS encoding universal stress protein, translated to MPDTDLSYDDILVPTDGSGGTQPYLDQAIELATQHDARIHALYVVDTRVRSIVRDAVWPDVQSDIRVDADTAVKSIEGAAKRADVDAVTAVRTGIPHDEILAYADENDIDLIVMATHGRSGPERAALGSTTERVLRQAHVPVLTVRLDEHRRD
- a CDS encoding acyl-CoA thioesterase, producing the protein MATSDHDTTTLADSYTETTRILMPNHTNNLGRALGGTVLHWMDITGAIAARRFAREQVVTASMDHVDFRGPIDLGDVVAVTAYVFDTGDTSMDVLVTVHAERPAENERHEAAASLFTFVALDADEHPTSVPDLACPTDDQTALREEALDRRRALAAAP